In Macrobrachium nipponense isolate FS-2020 chromosome 13, ASM1510439v2, whole genome shotgun sequence, the DNA window TAAGAAGGCGAACTTCATAGAATGGATATTAATAATTTGATTCACATTTCTCACTTATCCCCAGGTTCGGACGCAGCGGCTCCGAAGACAAGAGGGGCGCTGACAAAAGTTTCCTCAGGTAATGTAATGCACTTGAGTCAATGGTAATGACATTTAGCCACATAAAAGAGATAAGAGTTATCTAAGTAACACCTTGGAATTAATTATCTGCGCTTCCAGATTCGGCCGAGCAGGAGGAGACTACGAAGACGAAGAGGGCGCATCGTTGACCGCTGACAAGAGGAACCGCAACTTCTTGCGTTTCGGACGCAATCGCAACTTCCTGCGTTTCGGACGCAACCGCAACTTCTTGAGGTTCGGACGCTCCGGTCCTGAGGACGTCAGTCTTGAAGAAGGACCCATCGACGTCCCAATTCCCGTCCCGGAGGAATCAACGGAGGTCGACAACTTCCGCAGATCTGCTCTGACGAACAGGAACTTTTTGAGGCAAGAAATTTGACTTTCCTTTTGGCTGGGAtgctttcatgagagagagagagagagagagagagagagagagaggcagttcatacaatatttagatttttctgtCACACGTGAAAAACGCCACTGCTTATCATCAATGTGAAATACATGTTTAAGTAAGGTGTTCCACTGAAGTCTAGTATAGTAATTtacatataataacaaaaatgcaataattaaacCAACTTTGTGAAATTCAAATgcctattttaaaatatattacgcaaaatctctaaaataaacaaacaaataaataaataaataaataaataaataaaagtaactaaCCTTATTCCTCACCAGATTCGGTCGTTAATACAAGAATTTCCTGCGTTTCGGACGCTCAATTGACTCTTCGATCAACTGTGACGACTGCTGAGAAGTATACGACTTCAAAAGCATGTTCCAACATCCTTTAGCTCTATATCATTTTGGGGCCAAGACGTCGGGAGGAGTACCCCAAGGTCTTCTTGATCCCACATCCATTTGACGAGAAAGACTTTCCTGAagccaataaatatataaataaccttaaataaaaaaaataatttttagaaaattcCGAGAAAATTTGCA includes these proteins:
- the LOC135225553 gene encoding FMRFamide-related neuropeptides-like, producing MIVISWIVLGLLSCLCQALKPPVSAGLSADNSDDGSLPLPEKRGNVDRSFIRFGRSGSEDKRGADKSFLRFGRAGGDYEDEEGASLTADKRNRNFLRFGRNRNFLRFGRNRNFLRFGRSGPEDVSLEEGPIDVPIPVPEESTEVDNFRRSALTNRNFLRQEI